In Nycticebus coucang isolate mNycCou1 chromosome 9, mNycCou1.pri, whole genome shotgun sequence, the following are encoded in one genomic region:
- the LOC128594404 gene encoding S-methyl-5'-thioadenosine phosphorylase-like isoform X2 encodes MASSAATSAVKIGIIGGTSLDDPEILEGRTEKYVDTPFGKPPDALILGTIKNVDCVLLARHGRQQTIMPSKINSQANIWALKGEGCTHVIVTTACGSLREEIQPGDIIIIDQFVDGTTMRPQTFYDGSHSCTRGVCHIPMAEPLCPKTREVLIETAKKLGLGCHSKGTMVITEGPRFSSRAESLVFRTWGADVINMTTVPEVVLAKEAGLCYASIAMATDYDCWKEHEEANMAQFSVLLPRH; translated from the exons ATGGCCTCAAGCGCCGCCACCTCCGCAGTGAAGATCGGAATTATTGGTGGAACAAGCCTGGATGATCCAGAAATTTTAGAaggaagaactgaaaaatatgtGGATACTCCATTTGGCAAGCCACCTGATGCCTTAATTTTGGGGACGATTAAAAATGTTGATTGCGTTCTGCTTGCAAGGCATGGGAGGCAGCAAACCATCATGCCTTCAAAAATCAACTCCCAGGCAAACATCTGGGCTTTGAAGGGAGAAGGATGTACACATGTCATAGTGACCACAGCGTGTGGCTCCTTGAGGGAGGAGATTCAGCCTGGTGATATCATCATTATCGATCAGTTCGTCGACGGGACCACTATGAGGCCTCAGACCTTTTATGATGGAAGTCATTCCTGTACCAGAGGAGTGTGCCACATTCCCATGGCTGAGCCACTTTGCCCCAAAACGAGAGAGGTCCTCATCGAGACTGCTAAGAAGCTTGGACTCGGGTGTCACTCAAAGGGGACAATGGTGATAACTGAAGGACCTCGTTTTAGCTCCCGGGCAGAAAGCCTTGTGTTCCGCACCTGGGGGGCGGATGTCATCAACATGACCACAGTTCCAGAAGTGGTTCTTGCCAAGGAGGCTGGACTCTGCTATGCAAGTATCGCCATGGCAACAGATTATGATTGCTGGAAGGAGCACGAGGAAGCA AATATGGCccagttttctgttttattaccaAGACATTAA
- the LOC128594404 gene encoding S-methyl-5'-thioadenosine phosphorylase-like isoform X1, translated as MASSAATSAVKIGIIGGTSLDDPEILEGRTEKYVDTPFGKPPDALILGTIKNVDCVLLARHGRQQTIMPSKINSQANIWALKGEGCTHVIVTTACGSLREEIQPGDIIIIDQFVDGTTMRPQTFYDGSHSCTRGVCHIPMAEPLCPKTREVLIETAKKLGLGCHSKGTMVITEGPRFSSRAESLVFRTWGADVINMTTVPEVVLAKEAGLCYASIAMATDYDCWKEHEEAVSVDRVLKTLKENANKAKSLPLTTIPQIGSMEWSETLHNLKNMAQFSVLLPRH; from the coding sequence ATGGCCTCAAGCGCCGCCACCTCCGCAGTGAAGATCGGAATTATTGGTGGAACAAGCCTGGATGATCCAGAAATTTTAGAaggaagaactgaaaaatatgtGGATACTCCATTTGGCAAGCCACCTGATGCCTTAATTTTGGGGACGATTAAAAATGTTGATTGCGTTCTGCTTGCAAGGCATGGGAGGCAGCAAACCATCATGCCTTCAAAAATCAACTCCCAGGCAAACATCTGGGCTTTGAAGGGAGAAGGATGTACACATGTCATAGTGACCACAGCGTGTGGCTCCTTGAGGGAGGAGATTCAGCCTGGTGATATCATCATTATCGATCAGTTCGTCGACGGGACCACTATGAGGCCTCAGACCTTTTATGATGGAAGTCATTCCTGTACCAGAGGAGTGTGCCACATTCCCATGGCTGAGCCACTTTGCCCCAAAACGAGAGAGGTCCTCATCGAGACTGCTAAGAAGCTTGGACTCGGGTGTCACTCAAAGGGGACAATGGTGATAACTGAAGGACCTCGTTTTAGCTCCCGGGCAGAAAGCCTTGTGTTCCGCACCTGGGGGGCGGATGTCATCAACATGACCACAGTTCCAGAAGTGGTTCTTGCCAAGGAGGCTGGACTCTGCTATGCAAGTATCGCCATGGCAACAGATTATGATTGCTGGAAGGAGCACGAGGAAGCAGTTTCCGTGGACCGGGTCTTAAAGACCCTGAAAGAAAATGCCAATAAAGCCAAAAGTTTACCTCTCACCACTATTCCTCAGATAGGGTCCATGGAATGGTCAGAAACCCTCCATAACCTGAAGAATATGGCccagttttctgttttattaccaAGACATTAA